The Desulfobacterales bacterium sequence GTTGCTGTAATTTTTTCCCTGTAACTCGGGAAACGGACCCGCATATCCGATTTGAATGCCTTGGGCATTTAAAAAACCGACATCACAGAAGGCATCACTGGCTTGTCTCAGGTTCTGAAGGCACTGCGCCATGATGCCGACGGAAGGCGAAAGGGTAAATTCATTGCCGTGAAAGAGGCTGAAAAGATTAACGACACGTTCCTGCAAAAACAGATCGACCGTGTTTTTTTGGCTGTTTGAAAGGGCCTCTAAGTTCAATCGGCCTGTGTTTTTCAGCGTGGTGCTGAACTGAAATTGAAAATAAGTGAAAAAGGCCGCGTAGGGCAACATGAAGGCCGCCAGCAGCCCGAGCGCCAGCTTCAGCTTGAGTTCCTTAAAATAGATATCTCGTTTTTCTTTTTGATTTTTAATGTGTTGTCTTTTTTCAAAGGCGGATTTGATTTTTTCGGAAATATCCTCGATGTCGACCGGTTTCATTAAATAATCGGCCGCGCCCAGTTTAACCCCCTCGACTGCGGATTCCACCGTGGCATGACCGGTGAGCATGATGACTTCAACGAGCGGAAAATCATGCTTGATCTTTTCCAAGGTCGCGATGCCGCCCATGCCAGGCATTTTGACATCCAGAATGACCACATGAATGTTCATTTTTTTCAATTTCGCCAATGCCTCCGCGCCGCTGGCGGCGGTCTCGACGGCATACCCTTTTTTCTCCAACAGCTTTTGGGTCGTTGTCAGATATCTTTCTTCATCATCCACCAGCATGACGTTGATGTTCGGCATTGGATTTATTTCTCAACCAAGACGGTTTAAGGGTTCAGAAAAAAAACGGTGATACCTGTCGTCATGATTGAGCAAGCCCCATGCCAACTGACCACCATCCGCCGGGCAAAGGCGGGGAAATACAATGGTATCTATCTGTAAAAATGAGGTTAAATATTTGTTCAAACCGGAGGGTTGAATCCCGCGGTAACAAAATAGTGTCCGCCCGCTTTACACCATGTAAAAAGAAGGCGATGCGGGAGAGGGGAAAAAGGCCACGACTCATTTTTATTGACATATTCCGCATAAAAAGCGAGTTTTTGCCACATATCATTCATTATTTTTCTTAAAAAAAGGGCTTCTATCTTAATGACCACGCTAAAATCCGATTCCCGACACTCGGCCGCCGATGCACAACAAAAACCTATTGATATGCTTCTTACCGGCGGAACGGTTTTGAATGTCTATTCAGGAGAGTTACTGAAAGCAGACGTTACCGTACATAATGGAAAAATATGGTCGGTAGGCCATTTCAACCCGGTGCAGCCCCATGCCGCGCGCATCATCGATGTCACGGATAAGGTGCTGGTTCCCGGTTATATTGAACCCCACGCTCATGCCGATAATATCTATAATCCGATATCGTTCGGTGAAGAAGCGTGCAAAAAGGGGGTTACCACAATTTTCTGTGATAACCTCGTGTATTTTCCGCCCATCGGGGTAACGCTGTTTGAGGAATTGATGAACACGCTTTCCAAAGGGCCGGTTAAATTTTTCTGGTTTTGCAGGACGAATCCCCAGACCGCCGTAGCGAATGAAGACGAGATTTTCTCATTGGATTCCATTGAAACCCTTATCAAAAACCCGTTTGTTCGATCCATTGGCGAAATAACAAGATGGCCCGACATGATAAAGGGAAATTCAAAAATTTTGAATATGATTGACGCCGCCAGAAAGGCCAATAAGCGAGTGGATGGCCATCTTGCCGGCGCCAAATTCGAAAAACTGAACGTTCTCGCCCGAGTGGGTGTGGAATCCTGCCATGAGAGCATAACCGGGGAAGATGTGCTCAACAGGTTACGGCTCGGCCTGTATGTTATCTTAAGAGAAAGTTCGCTCAGACGGGACTTGGCCGATATCATCCGGCCGATTGTCGAAAAAAATATACTGACGGAACGATTGATGTTGACCACGGATTCGTCTACGGCCGTATATTATGACACGTTCGGTATGACCGACCATCTGATCGATATCGCCATTAAGGAAGGCATTCCCCCCGTATTGGCATACCGCATGGTAACCCTTAACCCCGCCGTATATTACGGTCTGGACCGGCAGATCGGCGGCATTGCGCCGGGAAGAGACGCTGACATACTAATTTTGAAAGATCTCTATCATCCGGTTCCGGAAACAACGATATCCAAGGGACGGGTAATCGCAAAGAATGGCAACCTCGCCGCCCCCTTTCCTCAAATAGCGTGGGAGAAATTTTTTCCAAAAACACTGTTCGTGAATCATGAGTGGCGTGCGACGGCAGATTTTTTCAAGATTTTCACTCCGGAAAAATCGATGGATTTCCCCGTGGTGGAAATGATCAGCGCTGTCATCACCCGCGTCAAATGGACTTGTTTTGATTCGGAAAATGGACATTTAACGCTGCAGGATAAAGAGGGGGTATGCCATGCCGCCCTATTGGACAGGAATGGACGTTGGATCACCAATGGCATGGTCGGAGGCTTTGGGGATGGAATTGAGGGGTTGGCCTCTTCTTATAATACCGCCAGAGAAATTTTGGTATTAGGCCGTTCACACGAAGCAATGAAGACCGCCGTGAATAGAGTGTTGGAGATGAAGGGGGGCATTGTCCTTATTGAAAAAGGTGAGATTATTTATGAATTTCCCTTGCCTCTTTTGGGATATGGTTCCTACGAACCATTGCAGTTGGTCGCTCGAAAAGAAAAAGAATTAATCGATATCCTTTTAACCAGGGGTTATCGATTTCATGATCCGTTTTATACGCTTGCCTTTTTGCCGAATGATTTCCTGCCCGATGCCAGAATCAATTATAACGGCGTGGTCGATATCAAGACCGGTGAGGTTCTTTGGCCGCGAAAAGACTTGAAAGCGCAACAAACACTTTCTAAAATATCAAGTAACAGCATTGCCCCATAAGGATTTAAACAAGGAAAGCAGGGATGGCAAAAAATAAAAATAAAAAGCGGAATATCGCCAAACGGATACGCCGCGCCGGCGAGAACAGAAAAGTCAAACGGAAACTTACGCTGGCCAAACTGAAGAAAGACCAGCAGCGGTCCGCATCATCTGAAAAAGCATCGCTATCCGCAGAGCCCCCGCCCGACGGCTTTCGAACCATTTCCACCAACCAGGCGATTTTAGAATACGCCCGGCCGCTGATGGAAAAAGCCGAGGGCGAAGAAAACATAAAAGGCGCGATGCAAGCCGCGATGGTGTTCTGGAATTACAGCATTGCCGCAAAAGAGGGAAATATTGGCACTATGCTGGCGGATATGGAGAAAAAAATTCTAAAGGCCCTTCGCGACAGTTTTCATATGGATGAGGCTTCCGGCAAAGATTTCCTGGAAATGATGGTGGCCCGGTATGATTATCTGTTTCCGCGAGACATACAACCCCGGGAGGCTCCCTTTATGTTCATTCGAAAGGATGTGGCGTATTTGATTCGGCCCGTTGACGCGTCCAGAATTCAGCTCAACCAAGACGTCGTGGTCGCAGACGACGAAGACCGGATGCTGTTCCAGGAGTTGCAATGGTTGGATGAATTGGCCGTTATGAATGCGGACTTCGAAAATATTGATGCGCTGCTCTCCTCCCTTAAGGATCGATTCCCCGCGGCGTTTCAAAAATGGCTGATCGCCAAAGGTCTGGCCAAAGAGTTTGCCATCGAGTTTTCAACGTGTCTATCCATTTGGTTTGACTTCATTTACGCCTATGAACACGATGAAGACACCTCCCTTGTTTCAGTACCGGCTTCAAGCTGGTTTGAGTTTTTTCATGAGTTTTTGCTAAGAAAAACGGTGGTCAAACCGCCGTTGTATGTCCACTGGCCGCCGGCATTGAAGCTGTTTTACCAATACCTGCACGAAAGAAATTTCGTAAAAAGCGCCCATGAGGCAGTCCGGTTTATTCAGGATATCGAACCCGGTTTTTATGATTTATTGCGGAAACAATTTTCATAGCGGGGGCCGGTAGCGTTTCCATCCGCTCACGACCTTTGGAAATCGAGGAGTATCAATGCCGAGAGGTCCTTTTCCCCGGCTTATCGTTTCTTTTGCCGGATCGGGTTTTTGATACCGGCGCCGGGCCGTTGCCGGACCCTTTCGTTTTGGAAATACGGGGTTGCGCTCGCTTTTTTGAAGAACTTTTTTCGGCAACCATCTCTTTGATGGCCGGGTCCGCCCTTTGTTCGCTCTGTGTACTGTTGGGACGATAGAGAACAAAGTCCGGCACATCGCTATCCTCTGTATAACCATTCACCTTTTCCACCGGTATCTTTTGCTTCAGCAAGTTTTCAATGGCCTGAAGATAACGCTTTTCATCTTGGCTGACCAAGGAAACGGCAAGTCCACTTTCACCTGCGCGGCCGGTGCGACCGATTCGGTGAACATAATCCTCGGGAATGGCCGGCATATCGTAATTGACCACAATGGGCAAATGGATGATGTCCAGGCCCCTTGCGGCTACATCCGTTGCCACAAGAATACGAATCTCTCCGTTCTTGAACGCTTCTAACGTGCGTGTTCGAAAAGACTGGCTTTTGTTGCTGTGCAGGGCGGCGACACGAATCCCTTGTGCCATCAGTTTCTCGGTAAGCTTGTTCGCCCCGTGCTTTGTGCGGGCAAAAACCAGTATCCGGGTCCAGCGTCCCGTGGTGATCAGATGGATAAGAAGCGCACGTTTATTGGATCGGTCCACCAGGTGAACCGTTTGCGCAACCGATTCTGCCGCGGTATTGCGGGGCGTCACCTCGATATAGTCCGGATCCTTCAGCATTTTTTCGGCAAGCTCCCGAATCTGTTGCGTGTAGGTGGCGGAAAACAGCATGGTCCTGCGCTCAGAGGGGACCAGATCGAGAATCTCGGAAATCTCATCGCTAAATCCCAGATCGAGCATTCTGTCCGCCTCATCGAACACCAGAAACTCAATGCGGGAAAGATTCAGGTGCCTTTGGCAGGCAAGATCGAGCAGGCGTCCCGGTGTGGCCACAAGAATATCGATGCCGCGTTTCAACCGATCGATCTGCGGATTGATGCGAACCCCGCCGTGAACCACGGTGCATCGCATGGAAACCCGCCTTGCATAGGCCTTGATGCTCGCTCCCACCTGAAGCGCCAGTTCCCGCGTGGGGGTCAGGACAAGCGCACGAGGGGGGCGCCCGTTGTTGCTCTGCTGTTGACTCAACACCTCGACCAAAGGGAGCGCAAACGCGTCTGTTTTTCCTGTTCCGGTCTGAGCACGGGCAAAAATGTCCCGTCCATCAAGGATGGCAGGAATGGCCTGGGTTTGTATGGGGGTTGGATCGGTGTACCCCTTGGCTTTAAGGGCGTTAAGCAGTTCGACCCGAAGGCCAAGTTGATCAAATGACATGGTATAATCCCGAGTGTTCTTGAAAGGTTCACTTTTTCGACATATCGACAGCGCCTGTCCATGTCAAAATTCAACAGTATCAGGATCATATCAAAACGCTATTCGCCGTTATCTCGCCATAAAATTTGTAAACTACCAAATAAAACCAGCGCAATCAAACCCTATTCACAGGTCATACCGGGCCATCGCATGGATTGCGATAACCCTGGAATTAGACCCTTTACCAGAAACATGCACGCTTTTGCATGTATATTCGCCGAAGGTGAAAGATGGCTTTTATGCATCCCAGCATCCCAGCATTCCAGCATCCGGCTTTGCCGGATTAGATACAAGCCGTGTTGCATTTTTGTATCAATTGCATTACGTTTCGCTCTCAGCATTCAAGCCGTTCATTGTTTCCGCTATTTGTAGCGGTGTTTCTTTCCGGCCGCATGCGAATCTAAAGCGTGATATCAACATAACAACTGAAATTTAAAACAAGGATCATCAATGGATATGAAAGATGAACAATGGGTATGGGTTTTGGTTCACGGACCAGAAGGAAATGAACAATTGCTCGGGCAGCAGGACGTCGATGGAAATGTCAGTTTTATTCCTTGTTTCCTGGGTAAGGACGAGGCCGCAAACGGCCTTGCCCATCTGAACAAAGAGAGGAGCAAGATGCATACGGTGCAGGCCATCATATTTGAAGATTTGAAACGGTACGCCGAGCAAAACGGATTTATGATATTCGTCATTGACGCTATGGGAAACATTATCGAGCGTATCGGGAATGTCCCACGATAACCATCGCGCCAGCCTTTCCAAAAT is a genomic window containing:
- a CDS encoding adenine deaminase C-terminal domain-containing protein gives rise to the protein MTTLKSDSRHSAADAQQKPIDMLLTGGTVLNVYSGELLKADVTVHNGKIWSVGHFNPVQPHAARIIDVTDKVLVPGYIEPHAHADNIYNPISFGEEACKKGVTTIFCDNLVYFPPIGVTLFEELMNTLSKGPVKFFWFCRTNPQTAVANEDEIFSLDSIETLIKNPFVRSIGEITRWPDMIKGNSKILNMIDAARKANKRVDGHLAGAKFEKLNVLARVGVESCHESITGEDVLNRLRLGLYVILRESSLRRDLADIIRPIVEKNILTERLMLTTDSSTAVYYDTFGMTDHLIDIAIKEGIPPVLAYRMVTLNPAVYYGLDRQIGGIAPGRDADILILKDLYHPVPETTISKGRVIAKNGNLAAPFPQIAWEKFFPKTLFVNHEWRATADFFKIFTPEKSMDFPVVEMISAVITRVKWTCFDSENGHLTLQDKEGVCHAALLDRNGRWITNGMVGGFGDGIEGLASSYNTAREILVLGRSHEAMKTAVNRVLEMKGGIVLIEKGEIIYEFPLPLLGYGSYEPLQLVARKEKELIDILLTRGYRFHDPFYTLAFLPNDFLPDARINYNGVVDIKTGEVLWPRKDLKAQQTLSKISSNSIAP
- a CDS encoding DEAD/DEAH box helicase, producing the protein MSFDQLGLRVELLNALKAKGYTDPTPIQTQAIPAILDGRDIFARAQTGTGKTDAFALPLVEVLSQQQSNNGRPPRALVLTPTRELALQVGASIKAYARRVSMRCTVVHGGVRINPQIDRLKRGIDILVATPGRLLDLACQRHLNLSRIEFLVFDEADRMLDLGFSDEISEILDLVPSERRTMLFSATYTQQIRELAEKMLKDPDYIEVTPRNTAAESVAQTVHLVDRSNKRALLIHLITTGRWTRILVFARTKHGANKLTEKLMAQGIRVAALHSNKSQSFRTRTLEAFKNGEIRILVATDVAARGLDIIHLPIVVNYDMPAIPEDYVHRIGRTGRAGESGLAVSLVSQDEKRYLQAIENLLKQKIPVEKVNGYTEDSDVPDFVLYRPNSTQSEQRADPAIKEMVAEKSSSKKRAQPRISKTKGSGNGPAPVSKTRSGKRNDKPGKRTSRH